A single genomic interval of Procambarus clarkii isolate CNS0578487 chromosome 61, FALCON_Pclarkii_2.0, whole genome shotgun sequence harbors:
- the LOC138354042 gene encoding uncharacterized protein yields the protein MLKNAPNKLGGNRYKVQTLSQMGGASCGDTVRRMMRIGTYGVWSQYSLVGRKRKRVFKTLDICNVIIKACINTHTNATERDVETSIADMLKNAPNKHGGNRYKGGEARIHVHHIAESDMTKIAESLVHGIPLNLL from the exons atgttgaagaacgccccaaacaaactcggtggaaacagatacaag gtccagacgctgtctcaaatgggcggtgcaagctgtggagacacagtgagacgaatgatgaggatagggacctatggggtctggtctcagtattcactcgttgggcgcaagaggaaacgtgtcttcaaaaccttggatatttgtaatgtaataataa aagcctgtatcaacacccacactaatgcaactgaaagagatgttgagacaagtattgctgatatgttgaagaacgccccaaacaaacacggtggaaacagatacaag ggtggtgaagcaagaatacatgtgcatcacatagcagagtcggatatgacgaaaatagcggagagcctggtgcatggcataccgctgaatcttctctaa